The Corallococcus exiguus genome has a window encoding:
- the fsa gene encoding fructose-6-phosphate aldolase — protein sequence MKFFIDSADVGEIRKAHEMGCVDGVTTNPSLLAKVGRNLEETIREICSIVDGPISAECVSLTAPELIKEGQGLAKIHDNVVVKIPMGVEGMKAVKALTADGIRTNVTLCFSANQALLCAKAGATYVSPFVGRLDDISQDGMELIAHILEIYQNYDFTTQVLVASVRNPVHVLQAARLGADVATLPYNVITQLANHPLTDAGIQKFLADWEKVPKQGKPAGK from the coding sequence ATGAAGTTCTTCATCGACAGCGCGGACGTCGGCGAAATCCGCAAGGCCCACGAAATGGGCTGCGTGGACGGCGTCACCACCAACCCGTCACTGCTGGCCAAGGTCGGCCGCAACCTGGAAGAGACCATCCGGGAGATCTGCTCCATCGTGGACGGTCCCATCAGCGCCGAGTGCGTGTCGCTGACGGCCCCGGAGCTCATCAAGGAAGGCCAGGGCCTGGCGAAGATCCACGACAACGTCGTGGTGAAGATTCCCATGGGCGTGGAGGGCATGAAGGCCGTCAAGGCGCTCACCGCCGACGGCATCCGCACCAACGTCACCCTCTGCTTCTCCGCCAACCAGGCCCTGCTGTGCGCCAAGGCCGGCGCCACGTACGTGTCGCCCTTCGTGGGCCGGCTGGATGACATCTCCCAGGACGGCATGGAGCTCATCGCCCACATCCTGGAGATCTACCAGAACTACGACTTCACCACGCAGGTGCTGGTGGCCAGCGTGCGCAACCCCGTCCACGTCCTCCAGGCCGCGCGCCTGGGCGCGGACGTGGCCACGCTGCCCTACAACGTCATCACCCAGCTGGCGAACCACCCCCTCACCGACGCGGGCATCCAGAAGTTCCTCGCGGACTGGGAGAAGGTCCCCAAGCAGGGCAAGCCCGCCGGGAAGTAG
- a CDS encoding KpsF/GutQ family sugar-phosphate isomerase produces the protein MARAPRSTAKKPKLRALPGRAPSPAPVNPRARDADDEAALTYARGVLEAEARAILGVTDRLGDAFLRALKLVRDCPGQVVVTGMGKAGHIGQKLSSTLASTGIRSVFLHPAEAVHGDLGRVGAGDVILALSNSGSTEELLRLLPLFKRMGTPVVALTGDADSPLAKGAEVVLDIGRIEEACPMGLVPTASTAALHAVGDALAMTLLRSRPFGRDDYALLHPGGKLGRSVLRVFELMRTGPANPLVLDTARLSQAVVVMTNTPGRPGAACVVDRDGKLEGIFTDGDLRRLVERGHTDFEVPVRQVMGKRPRCITPDTLVLTAATQMRELRVDQLPVVDVEGRAVGLLDVQDLLAAKFV, from the coding sequence ATGGCCCGCGCTCCCCGCTCCACCGCCAAGAAGCCCAAACTGCGTGCCCTCCCCGGCCGCGCGCCGTCCCCTGCGCCCGTCAATCCTCGGGCCCGGGACGCGGATGACGAGGCCGCGCTCACGTACGCGCGCGGCGTGCTGGAGGCGGAGGCCCGCGCGATCCTGGGCGTCACGGACCGGCTGGGGGACGCGTTCCTGCGCGCGCTGAAGCTGGTGCGCGACTGCCCGGGCCAGGTGGTGGTGACGGGCATGGGGAAGGCGGGCCACATCGGCCAGAAGCTGTCCTCCACGCTGGCGTCCACCGGCATCCGCTCCGTGTTCCTCCACCCCGCGGAGGCCGTGCACGGAGACCTGGGCCGCGTGGGCGCGGGCGACGTCATCCTCGCGCTGTCCAACAGCGGCAGCACGGAGGAACTGCTGCGCCTGTTGCCCCTCTTCAAGCGCATGGGCACGCCGGTGGTGGCGCTCACCGGGGACGCGGACAGCCCGCTCGCGAAGGGCGCGGAGGTGGTGCTGGACATCGGCCGGATTGAAGAAGCCTGCCCCATGGGGCTGGTGCCCACCGCGTCCACGGCCGCGCTGCACGCCGTGGGCGACGCGCTGGCGATGACGCTGTTGCGCTCGCGCCCCTTCGGGCGGGACGACTACGCGCTGCTGCACCCGGGCGGAAAGCTGGGGCGCTCCGTGCTGCGCGTCTTCGAGCTGATGCGCACGGGCCCCGCGAACCCGCTGGTGCTGGACACCGCGCGGCTGTCCCAGGCGGTGGTGGTGATGACCAACACGCCGGGCCGGCCGGGCGCCGCGTGCGTGGTGGACCGCGACGGGAAGCTGGAGGGCATCTTCACGGACGGAGACCTGCGCCGGCTGGTGGAGCGGGGCCACACGGACTTCGAGGTGCCGGTGCGGCAGGTGATGGGCAAGCGCCCGCGCTGCATCACCCCGGACACGCTGGTGCTCACCGCCGCCACGCAGATGCGCGAGCTGAGGGTGGACCAGCTGCCCGTGGTGGACGTCGAGGGCCGCGCGGTGGGCCTGCTCGACGTCCAGGATCTGCTGGCGGCGAAGTTCGTCTAG
- a CDS encoding tetratricopeptide repeat protein, giving the protein MSLSLVLATTALLAAEPTSLPPGHPTIPPGTQASPTGMGAAPNGALPAGHPTMPAGSPVAPGTPLPSGHPTVDTNKLPPSAEELMKQLDSSEGLREREKTFEIASSLGKLYYMNGRNAEALSYLGQAQAKADGARALFLASRKKLGNAAIPTPEAANCGFTPGQALDSMAAVAQARAKSGDAAGAAACALAALVPALDVDVLRGNALYLSGDSANALKAYARVLEVAPRHEEALYAHSSLLFETKGEDLQALKSAREGFDALVTSHPESQRAAMARELSVRIEETVKAGGRKKWLASRAADRKVRLSQSTAQAAAMPSDAPRPLSPEMVDAVKNTERTPELEAGLTKLVDEGEEHLARGRYQEALANYTRVVPFQPENGRAKAGMAWALVGLGRPMGARVWSVALESDAGAVEKLGDTLLAKGDAKGAKALWEKLAQDVPNYPNKAALQAKLSQ; this is encoded by the coding sequence ATGAGCCTGTCCCTCGTCCTGGCCACGACCGCGCTGCTCGCGGCCGAGCCCACCTCCCTGCCTCCCGGCCACCCCACGATTCCGCCCGGCACCCAGGCGTCGCCTACCGGCATGGGCGCCGCCCCCAACGGCGCATTGCCCGCCGGCCACCCCACGATGCCCGCGGGCTCCCCCGTGGCGCCGGGCACGCCGCTGCCGTCGGGCCACCCCACGGTGGACACGAACAAGCTGCCGCCCTCCGCCGAGGAGCTGATGAAGCAGCTCGACTCGTCCGAAGGCCTGCGCGAGCGGGAGAAGACCTTCGAGATCGCCTCGTCGCTGGGCAAGCTCTACTACATGAACGGCCGCAACGCGGAGGCGCTGTCCTACCTGGGCCAGGCGCAGGCCAAGGCGGACGGCGCGCGCGCGCTGTTCCTCGCGTCCCGCAAGAAGCTGGGCAATGCCGCCATCCCCACCCCGGAGGCCGCCAACTGCGGCTTCACGCCGGGCCAGGCGCTGGACTCCATGGCGGCCGTGGCGCAGGCCCGCGCGAAGTCCGGGGACGCCGCCGGCGCCGCCGCGTGCGCCCTGGCCGCGCTGGTGCCCGCGCTGGACGTGGACGTGCTGCGCGGCAACGCGCTGTACCTGAGCGGTGACAGCGCCAACGCGCTGAAGGCGTACGCGCGGGTGCTGGAGGTGGCGCCCCGCCACGAAGAAGCGCTCTATGCCCACTCGTCGCTGCTCTTCGAGACGAAGGGCGAGGACCTCCAGGCGCTCAAGTCCGCGCGCGAGGGCTTCGACGCGCTGGTGACGTCGCACCCGGAATCCCAGCGCGCGGCCATGGCCCGCGAGCTGAGCGTGCGCATCGAGGAGACGGTGAAGGCCGGCGGCCGGAAGAAGTGGCTCGCGTCGCGCGCCGCGGACCGCAAGGTGCGCCTGTCCCAGTCCACCGCGCAGGCCGCCGCGATGCCGTCGGACGCGCCGCGCCCGCTGTCGCCGGAGATGGTGGACGCGGTGAAGAACACCGAGCGCACGCCGGAGCTGGAGGCGGGCCTCACCAAGCTGGTGGATGAAGGCGAGGAGCACCTGGCGCGCGGCCGCTACCAGGAGGCCCTGGCCAACTACACCCGCGTGGTGCCCTTCCAGCCGGAGAACGGCCGCGCCAAGGCGGGCATGGCCTGGGCGCTGGTGGGCCTGGGCCGTCCCATGGGCGCGCGCGTGTGGAGCGTGGCGCTGGAGTCCGACGCGGGCGCGGTGGAGAAGCTGGGCGACACGCTGCTCGCCAAGGGCGACGCGAAGGGCGCCAAGGCCCTCTGGGAGAAGCTGGCCCAGGACGTGCCCAACTACCCCAACAAGGCCGCGCTGCAGGCGAAGCTGTCGCAGTAG
- the folK gene encoding 2-amino-4-hydroxy-6-hydroxymethyldihydropteridine diphosphokinase encodes MSATVYVGLGSNEGDRESHLVAALAAMSCIDAVSVLGCSSLYDSAPVGPAQPRFLNAVVALECDLTPQRLLCILQRIEQDLGRRRMQRWGPRTIDLDILLWDEEDHSVVADANLQVPHLELHKRRFALEPLAELAPDARHPVLGVTVQELLAKLAPQDVRKREALFWPDMGARFPVHEL; translated from the coding sequence TTGAGCGCTACCGTCTATGTAGGACTGGGTTCCAACGAGGGCGACCGCGAGTCCCACCTCGTGGCCGCCCTTGCCGCGATGTCGTGCATCGACGCGGTGTCGGTGCTGGGCTGTTCCTCCCTCTATGACTCGGCCCCGGTGGGGCCCGCGCAGCCGCGCTTCCTCAACGCCGTGGTGGCGCTGGAGTGCGACCTGACGCCGCAGCGCCTGCTGTGCATCCTCCAGCGGATTGAGCAGGACCTGGGCCGCCGCCGGATGCAGCGCTGGGGCCCGCGCACCATCGACCTGGACATCCTCCTGTGGGACGAAGAGGACCACTCCGTCGTCGCGGACGCGAACCTCCAGGTGCCCCACCTTGAACTGCACAAGCGCCGCTTCGCGCTGGAGCCCCTGGCGGAGCTGGCCCCCGACGCCCGCCACCCGGTGCTGGGCGTGACGGTGCAGGAACTGCTCGCGAAGCTCGCCCCCCAGGACGTCCGCAAGCGCGAGGCCCTCTTCTGGCCCGACATGGGCGCCCGTTTCCCCGTCCACGAACTATGA
- a CDS encoding fumarylacetoacetate hydrolase family protein, whose amino-acid sequence MTARYCRFQVEGRASYGRVDGNEVVVLTAAPWAGGKETGLRRSLKGLTLLTPSDASKVVCIGQNYRKHAEEMGKPIPTEPLIFTKPSTALNGPGAPIRLPKASQEVHYEAELALVISERLKNADEATAARAIWGLTCFNDVTARDIQRKEIQHTRAKGYDTFACAGPWAVTGLSPADLRVVCRVNGQVRQDGRTSDMVFSPARLVSFISHIMTLLPGDLVSTGTPSGVGALKAGDTVEVELEGIGTLVNPVEMEP is encoded by the coding sequence ATGACCGCCCGTTACTGCCGCTTCCAGGTCGAGGGCCGTGCCAGCTACGGCCGCGTCGACGGCAACGAGGTGGTGGTGCTCACCGCCGCGCCGTGGGCCGGCGGCAAGGAGACCGGCCTGCGCCGTTCGCTCAAGGGCCTCACGCTGCTCACGCCGTCGGACGCGTCGAAGGTCGTCTGCATCGGCCAGAACTACCGCAAGCACGCGGAGGAGATGGGCAAGCCCATCCCCACGGAGCCGCTCATCTTCACCAAGCCCTCCACCGCGCTCAACGGCCCGGGTGCGCCCATCCGCCTCCCCAAGGCGAGCCAGGAAGTGCACTACGAAGCGGAGCTGGCGCTCGTCATCAGTGAGCGCCTGAAGAACGCCGACGAGGCCACCGCCGCGCGCGCCATCTGGGGCCTCACCTGCTTCAACGACGTCACCGCGCGCGACATCCAGCGCAAGGAAATCCAGCACACCCGCGCCAAGGGCTACGACACCTTCGCCTGCGCGGGCCCCTGGGCCGTGACGGGCCTGTCCCCCGCGGACCTGCGGGTGGTGTGCCGGGTGAACGGACAGGTGCGCCAGGATGGCCGCACGTCCGACATGGTGTTCAGCCCCGCCCGCCTGGTCTCCTTCATCTCCCACATCATGACGCTGCTGCCCGGCGACCTGGTGAGCACGGGCACTCCGTCCGGCGTGGGCGCGCTCAAGGCCGGGGACACGGTGGAGGTGGAGCTGGAGGGAATCGGAACCCTGGTGAACCCGGTTGAGATGGAGCCTTGA
- the dapB gene encoding 4-hydroxy-tetrahydrodipicolinate reductase codes for MTRTVITGISGRMGSTLVRLAKAASDLPVVGATVRPGSPLSGQDAGLVARLGAPLDVIAHDDLGRALDGAKADVVVDFTGPEATLQHARICAERGVALVVGTTGFTPEGRAQLEAHAKRIPIVAAPNMSVGVNLVIRMAAELARVLGPSFDVEVLEAHHRMKKDAPSGTALKLAEVLMDALGRTKDDLTFAREGQTGARPPGEIGVQALRGGDVVGEHTVYFFGEGERIELTHRATNRDQFAQGALRAARWVAGRAPGLYDMADVLGLQGKT; via the coding sequence ATGACCCGCACCGTCATCACCGGCATCTCCGGCCGCATGGGCAGCACGCTGGTGCGCCTGGCGAAGGCCGCCAGCGACCTTCCGGTGGTGGGCGCCACGGTGCGCCCGGGCAGCCCCCTCTCCGGTCAGGACGCGGGGCTCGTGGCCCGGCTGGGCGCGCCGCTGGACGTGATTGCGCACGACGACCTGGGCCGCGCGCTGGACGGCGCGAAGGCGGACGTCGTCGTGGACTTCACCGGCCCGGAGGCCACGCTGCAGCACGCGCGCATCTGCGCCGAGCGCGGCGTGGCGCTGGTGGTGGGCACCACGGGCTTCACGCCGGAAGGGCGCGCGCAGCTGGAAGCGCACGCGAAGCGGATTCCCATTGTCGCGGCGCCCAACATGTCCGTGGGCGTGAACCTGGTCATCCGCATGGCGGCGGAGCTGGCGCGCGTGCTGGGCCCGTCGTTCGACGTGGAGGTGCTGGAGGCGCACCACCGCATGAAGAAGGACGCGCCCAGCGGCACCGCGCTCAAGCTGGCGGAGGTGCTGATGGACGCGCTGGGCCGCACGAAGGACGACCTCACCTTCGCGCGCGAGGGGCAGACGGGCGCCCGCCCGCCGGGTGAGATTGGCGTGCAGGCGCTGCGCGGCGGGGACGTCGTGGGCGAGCACACGGTCTACTTTTTCGGCGAGGGCGAGCGCATCGAGCTCACCCACCGCGCGACGAACCGTGATCAGTTCGCGCAAGGGGCGCTGAGGGCCGCGCGCTGGGTGGCGGGCCGCGCTCCGGGACTCTATGACATGGCCGACGTGCTCGGCCTCCAGGGGAAGACATGA
- the dapA gene encoding 4-hydroxy-tetrahydrodipicolinate synthase has translation MKTFEGSMTALATPFLDGALDEGAFRALVRFQLDGGTNVLLPMGTTGEAVTMDADERARAIAVVVDEVKGRVPVVAGAGSNSTRETIDSVRRAREVGADGALIVTPYYNKPTQAGLVEHYRAIAKAHPGFPLIAYNVPGRTGVDLLPETVLQLCDIPEVVALKEATGNLIRAVDLVEKCGDRMTFLSGDDFTVLPFIACGGKGVISVSSNVAPRMMADLVAAARSNDIAKARGLQVRMNALHRLLFVESNPIPVKWALHLMGMFGPEVRLPLVPMGEANAAKLKAELSGLGLLKA, from the coding sequence ATGAAGACCTTCGAAGGCTCCATGACGGCGCTGGCGACTCCGTTCCTCGACGGCGCGCTGGACGAGGGGGCCTTCCGGGCCCTGGTGCGCTTCCAACTGGACGGCGGCACGAACGTGCTGCTGCCCATGGGCACCACCGGCGAAGCCGTGACGATGGACGCGGACGAGCGCGCGCGCGCCATCGCCGTCGTCGTGGACGAGGTGAAGGGCCGCGTGCCGGTGGTGGCGGGCGCGGGCAGCAACAGCACGCGTGAAACCATTGATTCCGTGCGCCGCGCGCGCGAGGTGGGCGCCGACGGCGCGCTCATCGTCACGCCCTACTACAACAAGCCCACGCAGGCGGGCCTGGTGGAGCACTACCGCGCCATCGCGAAGGCGCACCCGGGCTTCCCGCTCATCGCCTACAACGTGCCGGGCCGCACGGGCGTGGACCTGCTGCCGGAGACGGTGCTCCAGCTGTGTGACATCCCGGAGGTCGTGGCGCTGAAGGAGGCCACGGGCAACCTCATCCGCGCGGTGGACCTGGTGGAGAAGTGCGGCGACCGGATGACCTTCCTGTCCGGCGACGACTTCACGGTGCTGCCCTTCATCGCGTGCGGCGGCAAGGGCGTCATCTCCGTGTCCTCCAACGTCGCGCCCCGCATGATGGCGGACCTGGTGGCGGCGGCGCGGAGCAACGACATCGCGAAGGCGCGCGGCCTCCAGGTGCGGATGAACGCACTGCACCGGCTGCTCTTCGTGGAGTCCAACCCCATCCCGGTGAAGTGGGCGCTGCACCTGATGGGCATGTTCGGCCCGGAAGTCCGGCTGCCGCTCGTGCCCATGGGCGAGGCGAACGCCGCGAAGTTGAAGGCCGAGCTGTCCGGGCTGGGCCTGCTGAAGGCTTGA